Proteins encoded in a region of the Trichomycterus rosablanca isolate fTriRos1 chromosome 26, fTriRos1.hap1, whole genome shotgun sequence genome:
- the spag7 gene encoding sperm-associated antigen 7 homolog, which translates to MADLLGSILSSMEKPPTIGDQESRRKAREQAARLKKMQEEEKKKKAEFRKKMEKEVSDFIQDSTQQKKKYEPMGKIERSILHDVVEVAGLASFSFGEDEESRYVMLFKKEFAPSDEELEAYRRGEEWDHAKAEERRKLKEQAALEEEAARQTQKRPTSPSSNYRDKYSHLIGTSAAKDAAHTLEANQAYGCVPVANKRDTRSIEEAMNDIRAKKRLKKGDEDTGAGSL; encoded by the exons ATGGCGGACCTACTCGGTTCAATTCTGAGCTCGATGGAAAAACCTCCGACCATCGGAGACCAGGAGAGCCGGCGGAAGGCTCGAG AACAGGCTGCAAGGCTGAAGAAGATgcaggaggaggagaagaaaaagaaagcagaattcagaaagaag ATGGAGAAGGAGGTGTCAGACTTTATTCAGGACAGCACCCAGCAGAAGAAGAAATATGAACCTATGGGGAAGATTGAGAGAAGCATCCT GCATGATGTGGTTGAAGTCGCTGGTCTGGCCTCCTTTTCGTTCGGTGAGGATGAAGAAAGCAGATACGTGatgctttttaaaaag gagtTTGCTCCATCAGATGAGGAGTTGGAGGCGTACCGGAGAGGAGAGGAGTGGGATCACGCCAAAGCAGAGGAAAGACGCAAACTCAAG GAACAGGCAGCACTGGAGGAGGAAGCTGCCCGTCAAACTCAGAAGAGACCGACCTCGCCCAGCTCTAATTACAGAGACAAATACAGCCATCTGATTGGTACATCTGCAGCTAAAGATGCCGCCCACACGCTGGAGGCTAATCAGGCTTATGGATGTG TACCTGTTGCCAATAAGAGGGACACGCGATCCATTGAGGAGGCCATGAACGACATCAGAGCCAAAAAACGTCTGAAGAAGGGAGATGAAGACACGGGGGCCGGCAGTTTGTGA
- the rnf167 gene encoding E3 ubiquitin-protein ligase RNF167: protein MGCVGCTEGRLRAVTFALGFMLTLCPGQAYIYVHLNNSNAVLLDDLSALFGSALPSDGLKGYLVESRPQNACTPIDLAPVPPTSSDPNSTMGCIVLIRRYDCNFDIKVLHAQQAGYIAAIVYNVFSDDLLHMNYSNETIADAITIPSVFTSYYASKVFHSLVIPEKGAYVILKADFNFPITYYLIPFTGVVGLVIIVMVVILVVRCVQYRKRQRKYRLTKEELKKIPIHKFTKGDTYDVCAICLDEYEEGEKLRVLPCSHAYHCKCVDPWLTQTKKTCPVCKQHVTRSNPEYSDSSDSEEEAGPQGGVEGEAGASGGGNSERTPLLHQSPPSSGTYDSTVATLTTSAQCLAHSPQQDSPLLESKGYYSPDEDTEETEEEEQEEEEDDREDDTTQLITRGAVGV from the exons ATGGGGTGTGTTGGGTGTACGGAGGGCCGACTGAGGGCCGTGACCTTCGCCCTCGGCTTCATGCTGACTCTCTGTCCTGGACAAGCTTACATTTACGTC CACCTCAACAACTCGAACGCGGTGCTGCTGGACGATCTGTCGGCCCTGTTCGGCTCCGCTCTGCCCAGCGACGGCCTGAAG GGGTATCTGGTGGAGTCTCGCCCTCAGAACGCCTGCACTCCCATCGACCTGGCTCCGGTCCCCCCGACCTCCTCGGATCCTAACAGCACCATGGGATGCATCGTTCTGATCCGCCGCTACGACTGCAACTTCGACATCaag GTGCTGCACGCCCAGCAGGCTGGGTACATCGCTGCCATCGTCTACAACGTCTTCTCTGACGACCTGCTACACATGAACTACAGCAATG aaacTATAGCGGATGCGATCACAATCCCCTCTGTGTTCACCAGCTACTACGCCTCCAAGGTCTTCCACAGTTTGGTCATACCAGAGAAAGG GGCGTACGTGATTCTGAAGGCCGATTTTAACTTCCCCATCACCTACTACCTGATCCCCTTCACTGGAGTGGTGGGTCTGGTCATCATCGTCATGGTTGTGATActg gttgtgCGCTGTGTGCAGTACAGGAAGAGGCAGAGGAAGTACAGACTGACTAAAGAAGAGCTGAAGAAAATCCCCATTCACAAATTCACTAAAG GTGATACGTACGACGTGTGCGCGATCTGTCTGGACGAATATGAAGAAGGAGAAAAGCTGCGAGTGCTGCCGTGTTCACATG cctaTCACTGCAAGTGTGTGGATCCATGGCTGACCCAGACCAAGAAAACCTGTCCGGTGTGTAAGCAGCACGTCACGCGCTCCAACCCCGAATATTCGGACTCGTCCGACTCCGAGGAAGAGGCGGGTCCTCAGGGGGGCGTCGAGGGAGAGGCCGGGGCTTCGGGCGGGGGGAACTCGGAGCGCACGCCCCTGCTGCACCAGTCACCCCCGTCGTCCGGCACTTACGACTCCACGGTCGCCACGCTGACCACCTCGGCGCAGTGCCTCGCCCACTCGCCACAACAGGATTCGCCGCTGCTCGAGTCTAAAGGGTACTACTCACCCGACGAGGACACGGAGGAGACCGAggaggaggagcaggaggaggaggaggacgacAGGGAGGACGACACGACACAGCTGATCACCCGGGGAGCCGTCGGGGTGTGA
- the slc25a11 gene encoding mitochondrial 2-oxoglutarate/malate carrier protein — protein MAAASGSAKPKSSPKSIKFLFGGLAGMGATVFVQPLDLVKNRMQLSGQGSKAREYKTSLHAVASILRNEGVGGIYTGLSAGLLRQATYTTTRLGIYTILFEKLTKSDGTPPSFIMKALIGMTAGAIGAFVGTPAEVALIRMTADGRLPPDQRRGYKNVFNALIRITKEEGITTLWRGCIPTMARAVVVNAAQLASYSQSKQALLDTGYFSDNILCHFCASMISGLVTTAASMPVDIAKTRIQNMRMIDGKPEYKNGLDVLIKVVRKEGFFSLWKGFTPYYARLGPHTVLTFIFLEQMNKFYKIYFLDS, from the exons ATGGCAGCCGCGTCGGGTTCTGCTAAACCCAAAAGCTCTCCGAAGTCCATCAAGTTCCTCTTCGGCGGCCTGGCCGG GATGGGTGCGACGGTGTTTGTACAGCCTCTGGATCTGGTGAAGAACAGGATGCAGCTCAGTGGTCAGGGTTCGAAGGCTCGCGAGTACAAGACCAGCCTGCACGCGGTGGCCAGCATCCTGCGCAACGAGGGAGTCGGGGGCATCTACACTGG TCTCTCGGCCGGGCTCCTCAGACAGGCCACCTACACCACCACACGTCTGGGGATCTACACGATCCTGTTTGAGAAGCTCACCAAAAGTGATGGGACACCACCAAGCTTCATCATGAAGGCCTTGATCGGCATGACCGCCGGGGCGATAGGTGCTTTTGTGGGCACTCCGGCCGAGGTGGCACTCATCCGCATGACCGCAGATGGACG TCTCCCCCCAGATCAGAGGAGAGGTTATAAAAACGTATTTAATGCCCTCATTCGAATTACCAAAGAAGAGGGGATCACAACACTCTGGAGG GGCTGTATACCCACAATGGCCAGAGCAGTGGTGGTGAACGCAGCACAGCTGGCGTCATATTCCCAGTCTAAGCAAGCTCTTCTGGATACTG gttACTTCTCTGATAACATCCTGTGTCACTTCTGTGCCAGTATGATCAGCGGCCTCGTCACCACGGCAGCCTCCATGCCCGTCGATATAGCTAAAACCAG AATTCAGAACATGAGGATGATAGATGGCAAACCGGAGTACAAGAACGGACTT gacGTGCTGATTAAGGTGGTGAGGAAGGAGGGTTTCTTCAGCCTGTGGAAGGGCTTCACGCCGTACTACGCCCGACTCGGCCCACACACAGTCCTCACCTTCATCTTCCTGGAGCAGATGAACAAGTTCTACAAGATCTACTTCCTGGACTCATAA